A segment of the Toxotes jaculatrix isolate fToxJac2 chromosome 2, fToxJac2.pri, whole genome shotgun sequence genome:
CACCACAATTTCAACCAAAACAGTTCAGGTCTTAAAACTAGATTCTCAAAAATCTATTAGAACTTCATCACTACCTCAGTGATTCACATTTCTAACAAATTTGTAATTAAACAAATGATGTGAACACAAATGATACCTGGGGCTTTAAGGACCCCTGGGCAGTAGCCTCTTCTTCCTGGTTGATAATTCAGCCTTGCCTCCGTTTCTCTGGCACTGACAGGAGCATTAGGTGAgaaacatgcttttattttgaaggcacaTTAAGTCTGGTGATTTTTCTTGTATCTGTGACTAACTTGACATCTGGTAGgcagtgtgtacattttaaCACTgtccaaagtgtgtgtgagtgatgagtgggttgggtttttttttttttcacatttgaggATTGAGGGTCTGTTCTGGCGAATAAAACACAGTAGCCTCACTGATTCATCATCACACTTCGGAATCATTCtcataaaatattcagaaatgAAAGGGGCACAGATTAGAGTGCACTGACTGTAGTTCACCAGAGAACACTGCAGTGTAAAACTAATGAAAAGAGGGCGAGCGAGGAAAGTCACAGTGAGAGATGGTGCTAATTTAGGTGAACAGCTCCGAATCAAAGCATCCCACTGTCCCAGCAGACTCTCAGACGCTCTCTCCGCTCACATCACCACAGCAAATTTGCAGCCATAGCAACACCTGCATCTCACTTCctgcagaaaacaacagcagcaagcGCTTATAATACTCACTCATGTTCTACTCTCAGCTGAAAGAGCAGTGAAACACATTCACCTTTTAGCTTTTCGACTTTCTAACTTTCTTCATGACTCATTAAATTGCAGCTCAgtagttgttgttgtgctgaGGTCAGTGTACAAGAACAGCTAATTGGCTCCGACGCCACGGAGTGTCCACGTGGGTGTGCATAACCACAGAGATAAACCTTGCTTCAAAACACGTCAAGGTGAAGGAAGAAAGCATATCATCTGAGTATGAGATGTACAGgaacaaaaatatttcaaatgtatGATTTGTGTTGACTCGAAATGACACCGACCGTCCTGCGAAGCAAACTCAGGCTTCTTATAAACAAAGCACAGTGAGTCATTCTTAGTTTGATGTAGTCAATAAAACTCTGCAGAACCAGAACATAAAGGAGACCCACCAGCAACACGTCAGACCAACACCTACATTTTATGAGCAACAGTCAAAGATGTAGTGAAACATTCACGTAACATAGATAATACCTGTGCTGCAACTACCATGCTACATGGACTCAGGACTCTGAATAAGATCTTATTAACGTATTAAATATCTTTTTTGGTGCACACACTTCATCAAAGGCGTAAGGATACAAGGTTTGTAATAccaacacaacaaaagcagcGTTTCAAAGATTTAAATGACAAAGTACATCATAGCATGATGGACTCAGCATGAATGCAACAAAATGCTCAGGTCACTGTGAACCTTCTTAATCTTCACACTAATCACATCTATATACCTTATTTATATGCTGCAAACAGCCTCTTGGTTTTGTCCAGTCTTAGCCCTGAGCATAAGCTAACTCTGTGCACATAATTAAAATGGTGTAAAGGTAAAAGTTTACTCAGTTTACTGACTGATTATAATGAGAACACAATCCCAAAAGTTGACAGGATCACTAGAATCCATGTCTCTCACTTTACGGCGGTGCTACATTTTCCTGCTCTAactataataaaaacacaagacaattCAGTTCTTTATACATCAACCATAAAATGGATTTATTTTACCAGGTCCaaacatttgtctgtgttgcCCCAGGATGCATAgaagatgtcagtgtgtcataGGAATTCAACTTCCACTACTACAAACCAGAGTTTACAATCTATATCTTCATTTGTTTGACCATTGGTTTCACAACAAAGCCATGTGTAGCTGTAATGTTACACAATATCAAAATGTGTAACTGGGACAATCTTACAatctgtaaaggaaaaaaaaggaaaggagaaaaaaaggcagcttaaaaaaataattccATCTTGATTTGAGCAAAGGGacaggtgtgtttgtggaggTGAGTCAAGGAGAGTAAGGCTACTGGTATAGGTtggtttggagaaaaaaaaaaaaaaaacctcagtgtTTTGTGACATTGTTACGCTTCTCTCTCCAAGAAGAAGAATatgtggagagaaaaggaaaccCTTACAAAGCCATACTGTTGACACGTATGTTTAACTTCATAAGTCTAGTATTCTTAATGTGGTTCTGGTTTGTGCTGTTGAGGCAGAAACAAACTCGGAGTCTGCCATTGATCTGGTGAGGCTCCAGCATCTGGTAGTAAACATAGCTGAAGGGCCAAATTATGGTTAATAGAAAAGGAGAAGTGGGGAGCATCTCTGAAACCAAACTGCTCTTCAGAAAGCTGGACTGCTGCTTTGTTCTTAGGTTGAACCATGTATTGCTGTCAGGTAAACACGtccccatcaccaccacaatCCAACACCATCTGCAGCTTTCCAGAACTCTGAGAGAACTCTGCTCCATTTCAGAAGGTTTTTAGTCCCCCCCCTCGTTACTGCCCGTCACAGACCACACAAGGGTGCAGGGTGAGAGTGGGGAGTCTGGGGAGCAGAATGTTACATTTCactttagaaaaacaaaaatcagaaattAGAAGTCCATACATAAGTCCAtcctttctcctccctcagAAGGGGCTGCAGGTTTCACGTGGCTGCAGTACTCAGCCACACCACCAGGGGGTTGACCTTAGTCTCCACCTCACTTTAGCCGCTGGACGATGACGGCATTGAGGAGGTTGGCCTGCTGCAGCGTCTGGCTCTCGTCCGACAGCTCCTTGTTGGGGAAGGTGGTCATGAGAACAAACTCTCTGGCAGCCATGGCGGGTCGAGCCGCCACCACAAACTGGCGCACGTCAGAAACCCTGCAGGACACGCCGAGTCATCGTGAGGAGAAATATGGATTATTCCATAGCTACTGTATAAATCTTACCAGAGCATTTTGCCCCTACAACAGCAACTCTGTCTCCTTACAGTCTACTACAGTGTTACAATAATGAAGCAATGTAATATATTAGCTTtcattaaaattataaataaaatacctGGTATAAAATTATCTACGCTGTAGAAACCTACCCCTGAACTGAAGTCTGTGACCTTTAATCTCAGACGCAGTGACCTCTGCAGGAGTTCAGGTGATTTCCACAGGACACAGATTAAACCACTGGTGCAGTTTAAACCACAGCTGCTCAGGACTCTGCAGCGAGGTTTCAGAGAACACGTGATGTTGCTCTAGACATCACGGGTCTGAACCCGCCTCAAACTTCAAACCACAGCTGAGCTACTGACGCAGCAACAGCCTCATCAGGGTTTGTCACTGAcataactgtttgtttttgttgtcagatAACTGCACAGGAAAAGAGCATCAATTTCATTAATGAATACAAAATTAGAAACTGGCCAGTAACAATCTGCTCACAGTTGGAGACCCTTGACCACATTAATGTTttataaataatgaatgagagAGCCAGACACGGCTTTACACTGCTGGCAACAGTGAAATGTGCTATTAGACAAGGTACAGAATGAGGTCCACTGTGATGAATAATGATTTAAGAATTCATCCACCTTTCCACTGACCTCCGGCGTTCCTGAGCAGCTgttacaaacaacacaacactgaatcaTTTCTCAGCCTTTGCAGTCAAACTATACATCTGTTGCTGCACTTGGGCTTTTACCACAGATCTATGGTGCATTTTGGGTTTGATGAATGGGAAACACAGGGCAGTAATTTTAAACTAAACCCATGCAGGTCTTCTGTCCTCAACAGCCTCATCTGCATTTCCACAGAACTGCAGAAGCATAAGTGTATTTGTTCACTCTAACTCTGTGTACATGCCACTCACCTGTGGGTATGGTTGAACTTTTGGACCAGCCTGCCACCGTCGGCCAGCCGGATCTGAATGTTAGTGACGGGCTGGGAGGGGTCAAGGGTCACAGACGCGCTGGCTTGGGCTTCGTTGGCAGCTTGGTCCTGCTGGGAGGTGGCTGGAGCTGAAACCAACTCTGGGGTGGCActagagaggggaggaggaggaggaggaagaggaggaagggagatCAGAATCCACTCTGACTTGATATTTTGCCAATCTGTGGTCATGATGAAAAATGTGTCAGCTGAGGCTATTTCAATTCAGAGGGGGtagtttgatttattatttgCATTTAAACAATAGGATTTTCcacacttttgtgtgtgtgtgtttatagtgATATATAGtgatataatataaataaatatctaaatatctatatatctatatatatatgtatatatgtatataaatatctatatatgtatatatatctcAAACTGTCTCCAAAAATTTGGAGACAGTAGTTTACTACATAGTAATATTATGATTTACTATGAGAGTAAAACTTAAGTTGTTTTATTTGGTATTGTTTGGGGCACTTTTAAGTCCCTTTTTACAATGGCAGATTTCAGTTCTCTCCAAAGGTTTTCAATGGGATTTAGGTCAGGACTCTTTGTTGGCCAGTTTAAaacatcttttccttttcagccATTCTTTTATGCTGCTGgatgtttgctttaaaagaCCCAAGACCTTTGCCTCAAACCTGGTTTTCTAACACTGGGTAACATATGTCACTCTAAAATACCTTGACGATCTGTaccagaggcagcaaagcagcGTCCCTCACAGAGCCTCCACCGTGTTTTACTGTAGGtagtgcgtttttttttttccttataagCTTCATGTTGTCgcacagtaaacacactgatGCGCTGCATTCCCAAAGAGCTCTACTGTGGTTTCATCTGTCCATAGAACGTTATCTGAGAAAGACTGTGGCTGATATATGAGAGTTTTTGCAAACTTTAGTTTTGCCTTTTTGTGCCTTTGTTTCGATTGTGGTGTTCTCCTTGGCCTTCACCCACGGAGCATTAGTTGGTTTAGTGTGGGGGTGTAGCAGGAAACAACCAGCTCCTTTTTATCCAGTAAAGCCATAAAAATCATTCTCTGGTTAATTCAGGGCATGTGAATGATGAAAATTAAGCACAAGTGTGtctaatctgttttttttttttttggtgaactaATTTAAATTCATCAAAAAAGCACCATTAATTGTGTCCAtagattttgtgtttgtattatttcaCTATTATGCGAGTTTTGttagttttcttcttcttttgttcagTGACCTATTAAAATATTCTGCTTAAACAAAATGGGTtgatttgcatttatttctAAGGATATTCAGAATTAAGTATTCGTAATTCAGGAGTGCCAATAATTTTAACCATATAACAAATCTAATAATTCTGACTGTTACATGACATTGACGCAACCTGGACCAAAGTGAGCAGCACAAAATGGATGAGTGAACTATTCGACTAAAAAGGATTCAATCacgttcatttcatttgatgatAAAATCAGCACTTGCCCATTATGAGGTGTTGTGCTTTCCAGACACTGTAGCAGCAGTAATGACTGTGCTTGTATTAGGTCTGATGGTGCTGACTGAAActccacaagaaaaaaaacagaacagcctCCTCCAGCACAATCTACTGTCAAAAAACATCCTAACCACATACAAATCGTTTTATTATAACATTTTACATGCAATACTTAAGTGGCCAATATAAGTATTGCATGTATAACTAATATTACTGTCTACGGAAggcaaaagaaaatattcaagACTGTAAATGTAAGACTTTCAATAAGGTCCTTTGTTTGTAGAAGGTggatttaatgtttatttaagaGTTTTCAAGAACTGCAGGTACCCTGGGCTTCTGCTCCGAGTCCACGTGTGAGTAAACACGAGCTGCTCTTAAAGATTAACCTTCCACTCTGCTGTAAGCAGAAGTAAGGAGCTTAGTAAATGTGTCTAATTCTTCACTTTTAGCAAAGAACTTTTTTCACTcctaagctgttttttttagagAAGTATAATTCTTTAAAGTTAGAGTTGTACAAATTAGACAAAATTTGttttcactcaaaaaaaaaaaaaaccctgacaaCTAAAAGGTGATAGTGTAGAATTTACAGTACATGTTCCCTTTTAAATgtattgctttttttatttgggttattttaaattgcttttattttattaagagTAAAGACAACTCAACTGTTGGTGAGATTTCAATGTGCTCCAAcgatttaaaggaaaaaataactTATTATGAGTTATTAGCAACCAGCTGTTTCCTGGAGAGATCCCACACAGAGTCAATACCCAGACTAAAGATGATTCATTCCCATGTAGAACAAGTAAGACGGGTTTACTAGACCTTAATTTAGACCCTGCATTGaatgcagctgctgctttttcatcTGGGAATTTTTGCTGAGAAGAAACGAAACAGAaaccaacagaaacaaaacagaaatgttaaataaaacgACAACAAGACTGTTCGTCTGTCTCACCTTCCCAACTTCTGTCCTTCACCTTCAAAGGCCTTGAAGGCCACCTTGGGTTTGGTGAACTCCTCGTCCCTGTGGTCCTCCATGTCCAGGTTGACCTGGCCCCCTCTAGACCGCTGCCTCAGCTCCAGGGGGATTTCCCTGCAGGGTGACAACCAACAGGTGAACAGGGGCTTGATCACACGCTATCAGAGCTGCTAATGTGAGCTGTTAAAGCAGACAACTGTGTCTCATAGTCAAAAAGATGAACTACTAATTTCAGtgaaacactaacacacatattTGCATGTAAACATCAAAGACACAGTGCGTCCTCATGGACCTACGATGAACATATGTGTCATTTGGATTAAGTTGGCTGCTTATTCTCACCCCCTTCTGATTGCCTCCAGGAAGTTGGCATTTCCAGGATCGCTGTAGTTTCTGAGCTCACCATTATCCAGGCTGAAACCTGTCTTCCACAGTTTAAGCACCACGTgtacctaacacacacacacaaacacacacacacacacaggcattatTTATGTACTTATCTGGAGTCATTCTACAATACTGatgttacaaaaaaatgaatcgTTTCGGAGACATTTGCAATGGCAGACATTGGATCTGTACTGGTTTGTACTTCCAGGAAATAGCCACAGCCTTTCACTCAGCTTCTATAAAGTATATCACTAAACTAACCGCAGTAAAAAAAATCCTAGAATTACAGGCTCCAATGAAAGTACCGCAGTGACAAATATTAACTTGTTTTATGCAGTGTGGGTGGAAACTGATTTAGTACAGTCCTACAAAACCCGTATTCTCAactccactctgctgctgctgataccaGCTCTGGTACATACTCCCTGCCATCAACACATCCCATACATCCTGAACTGCAAACCGTAAACTGAAGAATACAGAACAGACTCCCTGATTTTTGGAGTTATCACCTTTCCGTGGCCCACAAATTAATATTTTGCAAGGATAATGACGCAGAATGTAGATGTGGCTGGCATGTCAAAAACctgaaaaacttcaaaatgGTATGTAATTCCATTCATGAGAGCAGGAATGCCTCAGTATTAAACTAACGATTATTAGGTCTCCTGGAATACCCATGAATTAATCATACTCCATCTGTTACTCTGTGTTCTATTATTACTGAAGATTTAATAGTGCATGAGGACTTTCATCTACAGAGCCAACGAAAAACTAGAATAAATGCAAATGAGAATAAGAGTCATGTGTCTATAGAGGGATTTCACTCAGGACATGCATGTCAGCCATCTGACACAACAATATTACAAAGACACCAGGCTCTAAGTATTTGGACAATAATACATtatttgttcttcaggctctaaattttttaaataaatgactggATACTACATTAAAGTGGCACGTCTTAGCTTCAACTTGAGTAGGTTTACATCACTATAGTCAAACAAAATCactatatttaatattttgtgtaaAATCCTTTGAAGTCCATTTCTGCCTGCAGTCTCTGAcccacagacatcagcagacTCGTTGTGTCTTCCCTGGTGATGCTCTCTCAGGTCTCCACTGCAGCAGCCTTCTGCTCTTCATCAGGTGGAATGcagctcagtcagactgagatCAGGTGACTGACTCGGCCAGTTCGGGACATtccacctcttcaccctgaAAAGCCCTTTGGTTGCTTTGGCCCTATGTTTAGGACTGTCCTGTGAGTGTCCCGCTGAATGATGAAATGTCATCCAATTAGTTTTGATGCATTTGGCTGAATCTGAGCACACAGTGCTCCTGTAAATCTCTGCACTTCTTATATCTCCATCATTATGATAGAagttgatttttgtttcatcaaTTCAAAGGATGTTGTTTCAGAACTtcattggtttgttttgttttttttactggaacCAGACCTTTGTTTTTGAAGCTTAGCAGGGGTTTGCATCTTGTCCACGAAGTCCTCTCTTCATCATTGACAAGAGAGCATGTACATCCACATCATGGAGAGCACTGTCGACTTGCTGTGCGATCATAAAGGGGTTTGTCTTCACCATGCAAATGCTTTTCTGCTTATCCGCAAGACTTGTACCCTTCAGTCTACCAGCAAGACcttttatttcaaactgaatgtgatgaagtacagagcctgaagaacaaaaaaatgatgaattgtctgaatacttatggtcTGAACTCTATCTGAGTTTGTGACTCTGCTCATGTGAAGCTTGCCACAAACTGCTCCTGACCTCTTGAACGCCCCGGCAGAGCGTTAGGCACATGACATTTGAATAAACACATAagtgtcctgtcctgtcttgAAATCATATCCAAATGCTAATTATGGAGGAGGCTGGGGAGATGTCAGGAGTTAGGGCCAGTTTATCGTCTCTCAGAACTAGTGCAAGACGTGTTTTGAATGGCCACACTGGAACGTGGAGTAAGAAGACAACCGTCATAGAGAGGTGAGAGACATGGTATCATATAAAAACGGAGCTAATGGTGTAAATTTTCAGACAGCCTCTCCTGGGACACATTCATAGTCTTGCACTTGGTTATTCACATTGAAAGTGCCACAAACCGTTTTGTAACAAGTAAAAGAAGCGATTTAAGGAGGGAAGTTGAACGCCTtgctcctctctcacctccacacagcatgaagtgggtgtgaatgtgaagcCACTGGGTTCTACTGGCTGAAGATCCATTTATAAGACTAGAACTgtaccaaagaagaagaaaaaaaaaaaacaggagccATCAGAGTACTCACATCCTGCTGGCTGTTGGAGGCATGCCTCTCTCCAGCCACGTAGGTTGACTCCTCCTCAGGAGCTGCTCCTAGCCTGTACCCTCCACCTACGAAGGCCTAAGTGATGAGAGataataataaaagcaaaataagaCAAAGGGATCACCAAGAGGGGGgtttacaaacacaaaagcaggtCATAAAATTGCCCCACTGCTATAAAGggacaaaaacaccacaatacagagggagacagaaataaaaagcagaggGACACAGGACATCAACACTGCTCTCATGAGCTCCCCTCTTTACCTTGGCTTTACTACCCTCTCCTGGCCCTCTTCCGCTCCGGTCCAGAGGCACAGCTCCATGTTCTTTGGCTCCCTTAAAGAGATCTTCAACCACTTCATTGGAGCTCTTCTTCTTGGGAGGCCCAACGATCTGCTGCCCACTACGCTCTGATCCCCCCGCAAAAAACCTGGAGGGGCAGATAGGACGGTGTGACTCAG
Coding sequences within it:
- the nsfl1c gene encoding NSFL1 cofactor p47 isoform X1; its protein translation is MASQEESVREFVAVTDVDEERARFFLESAGWNLQLALASFFEDGADDDIVTLPQPEGGSSVSRSAGPSSQPRVTSFRDLMHEAEEESDEEEGQRFFAGGSERSGQQIVGPPKKKSSNEVVEDLFKGAKEHGAVPLDRSGRGPGEGSKAKAFVGGGYRLGAAPEEESTYVAGERHASNSQQDVHVVLKLWKTGFSLDNGELRNYSDPGNANFLEAIRRGEIPLELRQRSRGGQVNLDMEDHRDEEFTKPKVAFKAFEGEGQKLGSATPELVSAPATSQQDQAANEAQASASVTLDPSQPVTNIQIRLADGGRLVQKFNHTHRVSDVRQFVVAARPAMAAREFVLMTTFPNKELSDESQTLQQANLLNAVIVQRLK
- the nsfl1c gene encoding NSFL1 cofactor p47 isoform X2; translated protein: MASQEESVREFVAVTDVDEERARFFLESAGWNLQLALASFFEDGADDDIVTLPQPEGGSSVSRSAGPSQPRVTSFRDLMHEAEEESDEEEGQRFFAGGSERSGQQIVGPPKKKSSNEVVEDLFKGAKEHGAVPLDRSGRGPGEGSKAKAFVGGGYRLGAAPEEESTYVAGERHASNSQQDVHVVLKLWKTGFSLDNGELRNYSDPGNANFLEAIRRGEIPLELRQRSRGGQVNLDMEDHRDEEFTKPKVAFKAFEGEGQKLGSATPELVSAPATSQQDQAANEAQASASVTLDPSQPVTNIQIRLADGGRLVQKFNHTHRVSDVRQFVVAARPAMAAREFVLMTTFPNKELSDESQTLQQANLLNAVIVQRLK